In a single window of the Terriglobus roseus genome:
- a CDS encoding diacylglycerol/lipid kinase family protein, whose amino-acid sequence MRGLLLYNPQSGRNRSSRELTVSQIAALLRGYGYDLTVSATTHRSSADAQVRSAIADGAEVIFACGGDGTVHDVLQGVVGTSAKLAVIPLGSANALCRELSIPPDPLRAAAAYAATHERTTAVGRCVTTDGKRYFLTMAGAGPDGALMYRMLTVDRSHAGRWSYLWHAVRLLLRGRFHHFTVRWKTADGTRGASQAVSAMALRIGNLGGIFPGVARGATLNDKTMRLVLVKSPALLAMPFWFLSAWLRLERWNPLTSKLDVTSFTCDGAEGKTYVQADGEWIGSLPATMDLLPARTVSFLLPASLKARV is encoded by the coding sequence ATGCGCGGCCTGCTGCTCTACAATCCGCAGTCGGGTCGCAATCGGTCCTCGCGTGAACTAACGGTATCGCAGATCGCTGCGCTACTGCGCGGGTACGGCTATGACCTCACAGTCAGTGCAACGACGCATCGCAGTAGTGCAGATGCGCAGGTCCGATCTGCCATTGCAGACGGCGCGGAAGTCATCTTCGCCTGCGGCGGTGATGGCACCGTGCACGACGTACTACAGGGCGTTGTCGGCACATCTGCAAAGCTGGCCGTCATTCCACTCGGCAGCGCAAACGCTCTCTGCCGCGAGCTTTCGATTCCACCCGATCCACTGCGAGCCGCCGCCGCCTACGCGGCAACACACGAGCGGACTACAGCCGTTGGCCGATGCGTCACAACGGACGGCAAACGCTACTTCCTGACGATGGCTGGCGCTGGTCCTGACGGCGCCTTGATGTACCGGATGCTTACGGTGGACCGAAGTCATGCGGGACGATGGTCTTACCTGTGGCACGCTGTTCGGCTACTCTTGCGCGGACGCTTCCATCACTTCACGGTGCGATGGAAGACTGCGGACGGAACAAGGGGAGCATCTCAGGCGGTAAGCGCGATGGCGCTGCGCATCGGCAACTTGGGCGGCATCTTCCCCGGTGTCGCACGGGGAGCCACGTTGAACGATAAGACGATGCGTCTTGTCCTGGTGAAATCGCCGGCGCTGCTCGCCATGCCGTTCTGGTTCCTGTCGGCATGGCTGCGCTTGGAACGTTGGAATCCACTCACCAGCAAGCTCGACGTCACCTCGTTCACCTGTGATGGAGCAGAAGGAAAAACGTATGTACAAGCGGATGGCGAGTGGATTGGCAGCCTTCCCGCCACGATGGATCTTTTGCCAGCGCGTACGGTTTCGTTCCTGCTGCCCGCGTCCTTGAAGGCGCGCGTTTGA
- the hpnA gene encoding hopanoid-associated sugar epimerase — protein MKVFLTGATGFVGSHVARAYSDGGAELRLLTRSSSNLASLEGTVGETVVGDLRDVSTLRSALTGCDALVHVAADYRLWVPDPADMYQANVEGTRELLKLAREVGVPRVVYTSSVATMGFTKSHIIVDETTPVSEADMIGHYKRSKWLAEQEAIAAARAGQHVMILNPTTPIGAQDRKPTPTGRIVVDFLNRNFPAYVDTGLNLVDVAEIARMHVVALNRGTPGDRYILGGENLTLKEILDRMAAISGLPSPKHKVPHSVAMAFAFFDETITGKLRGKEPRATVEAVRMGRKMMFASSAKAERELGFAVKPVETALRSAMEWFVANGYAPAYEATA, from the coding sequence ATGAAGGTCTTTCTTACAGGTGCGACTGGATTCGTGGGAAGCCATGTCGCGCGTGCCTATAGCGATGGTGGCGCCGAGCTACGGCTGCTGACACGTTCCTCCAGTAATTTGGCCTCGCTCGAGGGCACTGTTGGCGAGACGGTCGTGGGTGACCTCCGGGATGTTTCCACGCTGCGGTCGGCGCTAACGGGCTGTGATGCGCTTGTGCATGTCGCGGCGGACTATCGCCTATGGGTGCCGGATCCTGCTGATATGTACCAGGCAAATGTCGAAGGCACGCGCGAGCTGCTCAAGCTGGCGCGTGAGGTTGGCGTGCCACGCGTGGTCTACACCTCGAGTGTCGCGACGATGGGCTTCACGAAGTCGCACATCATCGTCGACGAGACAACACCAGTCAGCGAAGCCGATATGATCGGCCACTACAAGCGGTCGAAGTGGCTTGCCGAACAGGAAGCGATTGCCGCCGCTCGTGCCGGCCAACACGTGATGATCCTGAATCCGACGACGCCGATTGGTGCGCAGGATCGCAAGCCAACGCCGACAGGTCGCATCGTCGTCGACTTCCTCAACAGGAACTTTCCTGCGTATGTTGATACCGGCTTGAACCTCGTTGATGTGGCAGAGATCGCGCGCATGCATGTCGTTGCGCTAAATCGTGGCACACCCGGCGATCGGTACATCCTCGGCGGTGAGAACCTCACCTTAAAGGAGATCCTCGATCGCATGGCTGCGATCAGTGGCCTGCCTTCTCCGAAGCACAAGGTCCCGCACAGCGTTGCCATGGCCTTTGCGTTCTTCGATGAGACCATCACCGGCAAGCTCCGTGGCAAAGAACCTCGCGCAACCGTGGAAGCCGTACGCATGGGCCGCAAAATGATGTTCGCCTCGTCCGCAAAGGCGGAGAGAGAACTCGGATTCGCTGTGAAGCCGGTTGAAACCGCGTTGCGGTCCGCAATGGAGTGGTTCGTTGCGAATGGCTATGCTCCCGCCTATGAGGCCACCGCATGA
- the hpnH gene encoding adenosyl-hopene transferase HpnH → MAVPVSQAWTVATYVLKQKMMGKKRYPLVLMLEPLFRCNLACAGCGKIQYPAHILKAELTPEECFKAVDECGTPMVAIPGGEPLLHPRMPEIVSGLVARKKYVYMCTNALLLKEKLHLFKPSKYLSFSVHVDGEREHHDFGVCREGGYDIAMEGVHAAVAAGFRVTTNTTLFDGADPNSVRRHFDQLMEAGVESMMVSPGYTYDKAPDQKHFLGRARSRKLFRALLSNRKKTWRFNASPMFMEFLMGKKELTCTPWGMPTYSIFGWQKPCYLLQDGYADSFAELMQEVEWANYGTESGNPRCANCMVHSGYEASGVNYTFGSVKGLLQTAKAIFFNTYKDDGANKILNDWRPTNHGQLVQIGSGILSPEAERVNHAESLVAGD, encoded by the coding sequence ATGGCAGTTCCAGTTTCGCAAGCTTGGACCGTGGCAACCTACGTCCTGAAGCAGAAGATGATGGGCAAGAAGCGGTACCCGCTGGTGTTAATGCTGGAGCCGTTGTTCCGCTGCAATCTGGCATGTGCCGGCTGCGGCAAGATCCAGTACCCGGCCCACATTCTGAAGGCTGAGCTGACGCCCGAAGAGTGCTTCAAGGCGGTCGACGAGTGCGGAACGCCCATGGTCGCCATCCCCGGCGGTGAGCCATTGCTGCATCCGCGTATGCCGGAAATTGTCTCCGGATTGGTCGCGCGCAAGAAGTACGTCTACATGTGCACGAACGCTTTGCTGCTGAAGGAAAAGCTGCACCTGTTCAAGCCGTCGAAGTACCTGTCGTTCTCCGTCCATGTGGACGGTGAGCGCGAGCATCACGACTTCGGTGTCTGCCGTGAAGGTGGATATGACATCGCGATGGAAGGCGTTCATGCCGCTGTCGCAGCAGGCTTCCGCGTCACGACGAATACGACGCTCTTCGATGGTGCAGATCCGAACTCTGTTCGCCGCCACTTCGATCAGCTGATGGAAGCCGGCGTCGAGAGCATGATGGTGTCGCCCGGTTACACCTACGACAAGGCTCCTGACCAGAAGCACTTCCTCGGCCGCGCCCGTTCGCGAAAGCTCTTCCGCGCTCTGCTTTCGAACCGCAAGAAGACCTGGCGCTTCAATGCTTCGCCCATGTTCATGGAATTCCTGATGGGCAAGAAGGAACTGACGTGCACCCCCTGGGGCATGCCGACGTACTCCATCTTCGGATGGCAGAAGCCTTGCTACCTGCTGCAGGATGGCTATGCGGACTCGTTCGCGGAGCTGATGCAGGAGGTCGAGTGGGCCAACTATGGCACTGAGAGCGGCAATCCGCGTTGCGCGAACTGCATGGTGCACTCGGGCTATGAGGCCAGCGGCGTCAACTACACCTTTGGCTCCGTTAAGGGACTGCTGCAGACCGCGAAGGCGATCTTCTTCAATACCTACAAGGACGACGGCGCAAACAAGATTTTGAACGACTGGCGCCCGACGAACCACGGCCAACTGGTGCAGATCGGCTCGGGAATTCTATCGCCTGAAGCTGAGCGCGTGAACCACGCCGAATCGCTGGTGGCGGGAGACTAA
- a CDS encoding sigma-54-dependent transcriptional regulator, whose protein sequence is MPEATPDNVSALGARILIIDDEAGIRDSLEALLTLEGFTVDLATEGTSGLEKLSTNEYDLLLLDLSMPGESGIDLLPRIKRMRPELPVIMITAFGTVGNVVDALRAGADNFVQKPWDNEKLLADMRTAIAKHRSQQEVVQLRKTLKQRYSFDNIIGKSDIMGKLLDTVAQVAPAKTTVLIQGESGTGKELIAKAIHTASPRRDKPFVAINTGAVPTDLLESTLFGHVKGAFTSAVAAKKGLFEVADGGTLFLDEIGTMPIETQAKVLRALQERRFMPVGGTAEIAVDVRIVAATNVNLQTAVRDGRFREDLFYRLSVITLDLPALRQRKEDVPLLAAHFLRHYSEENGFELRTLAPDALRAMLDYDWPGNVRELENAMERGVVLSGGPTITLELLPQQLSGTVYTAAVLDHKTDASLFDIMEEIERRILADRLERCNWNQTEAAEFLRIPLSTLNQKIKRLNVEIKKRHRD, encoded by the coding sequence ATGCCTGAGGCAACACCCGACAACGTATCCGCACTGGGCGCACGCATTCTCATCATCGACGACGAAGCCGGCATCCGCGACTCACTCGAGGCGCTGCTCACCCTGGAAGGCTTCACCGTCGATCTGGCCACGGAGGGCACCAGCGGCCTCGAAAAACTTTCGACCAACGAGTACGACCTGCTCCTGTTAGACCTGTCCATGCCCGGTGAGAGCGGCATCGACCTGCTGCCGCGCATCAAGCGCATGCGGCCGGAGCTGCCGGTCATCATGATTACGGCCTTCGGGACAGTCGGCAACGTCGTTGATGCACTCCGCGCGGGCGCAGACAACTTCGTCCAGAAACCCTGGGACAACGAAAAGCTGCTGGCGGACATGCGTACCGCCATCGCGAAGCACCGGTCGCAGCAGGAAGTCGTTCAGCTTCGCAAGACGCTCAAGCAGCGCTACAGCTTTGACAACATCATCGGCAAGTCCGACATCATGGGAAAGCTGCTGGACACGGTCGCCCAAGTGGCGCCGGCGAAGACCACCGTCCTGATTCAGGGCGAGAGTGGTACCGGTAAGGAGTTGATCGCCAAGGCGATTCATACAGCCAGCCCGCGCCGCGACAAGCCTTTCGTCGCCATCAACACAGGCGCCGTACCGACCGACCTGCTGGAATCAACTCTCTTCGGCCACGTGAAGGGTGCGTTTACTTCTGCTGTTGCCGCAAAGAAGGGCCTCTTCGAAGTAGCCGATGGCGGCACACTTTTCCTGGACGAGATTGGCACCATGCCCATCGAGACCCAAGCCAAGGTACTCCGCGCGCTACAAGAGCGCCGCTTTATGCCGGTGGGTGGCACGGCTGAGATCGCGGTTGATGTCCGCATCGTCGCCGCTACCAACGTCAATCTTCAGACCGCCGTACGCGACGGCCGCTTCCGCGAAGACCTGTTCTATCGTCTCTCGGTCATCACGCTGGACCTGCCCGCACTGCGTCAGCGCAAAGAAGATGTGCCCCTGCTGGCGGCGCACTTCCTCCGCCATTACAGCGAGGAGAACGGCTTCGAACTTCGCACGCTGGCTCCTGATGCTCTGCGCGCCATGCTGGACTACGACTGGCCCGGCAACGTCCGCGAACTGGAGAATGCGATGGAGCGCGGCGTCGTGCTCTCCGGCGGCCCCACCATCACGCTGGAGTTGCTGCCACAACAACTCAGTGGCACGGTGTACACCGCAGCCGTTCTTGACCACAAGACCGACGCATCTCTCTTCGACATCATGGAAGAGATCGAGCGCCGCATCCTGGCCGACCGCCTGGAGCGCTGCAACTGGAATCAGACAGAAGCCGCAGAGTTCCTGCGCATCCCGCTCAGCACGCTAAACCAGAAGATTAAGCGCCTGAACGTTGAGATCAAAAAGCGTCATCGAGACTAA
- a CDS encoding nucleoside phosphorylase: MMNDAIVIIAAMPGELKPLVRSWAALETKDGVDGWQHPNGPIMAFAGGMGANAAMRSFARARQVCEPMQVLSVGWAGALREELAPGAIIRPSMVRDLNTGEMLPANGSGGLLLTSSRVAVREEKHRLAGTYAGSVAVDMEASTLARLAQANGLGFRALKAISDTLEEDLPDMNPFVTAAGRFATTRFIAHVATKPKYWSSLAQFGKQASLAAANLCAAIADDIGIERPK; this comes from the coding sequence ATGATGAACGATGCCATCGTGATCATCGCGGCTATGCCCGGCGAGTTGAAGCCCCTGGTTCGTAGCTGGGCTGCGCTGGAGACAAAGGACGGCGTCGACGGCTGGCAACATCCCAACGGTCCCATCATGGCCTTTGCAGGTGGCATGGGGGCGAACGCAGCGATGCGCTCTTTCGCACGCGCACGACAAGTGTGTGAACCGATGCAAGTGCTCTCGGTCGGCTGGGCTGGCGCGCTAAGGGAGGAGCTTGCACCGGGCGCCATTATCCGGCCAAGCATGGTGCGCGATTTAAACACTGGTGAAATGCTGCCAGCAAACGGATCAGGTGGCTTGTTGCTGACTTCCTCGCGGGTCGCGGTGCGTGAAGAGAAGCATCGCCTGGCAGGAACCTACGCGGGTTCTGTTGCGGTGGACATGGAAGCTTCGACGCTCGCGCGACTGGCGCAGGCGAATGGCCTGGGCTTTCGGGCCCTCAAGGCGATCAGCGATACCCTTGAGGAGGACCTCCCGGACATGAATCCGTTCGTGACCGCGGCAGGACGGTTTGCAACGACACGCTTCATCGCACACGTTGCCACCAAGCCGAAGTACTGGAGTTCGCTTGCGCAATTCGGCAAGCAGGCGAGTCTGGCCGCCGCCAATCTTTGCGCAGCCATCGCCGATGACATTGGAATTGAACGACCGAAGTAA
- a CDS encoding zinc-dependent dehydrogenase, whose product MSVTAETESKIPNEQRAAVYRAVNDVRVETVTVPGIGPGEVLMKIDTCGICGTDLKKIHTGSHSAPRIFGHEMAGTIVQVGEDLEGFAVGDRVMSFHHIPCGECYYCRKQTFAQCETYKKVGATAGFGEPSGGGFAEYIRVMDWIVRKGLIKLPDDIPFEQAAWIEPVNTCYKAIELLELKDDETVLVIGQGPIGILLAALAKRKTPHVLTSDLYAERHAVAAGYGLDHPLDANADVVAECKRVTEGRGADVALLAVGANSLITLAMNAIRPGGRVCLFAQTQHGEAPFDPAAVCMDEKTLMGSYSSSVAIQDEAIELVFSGYRDGSFDLTKLISHRFSLEDAVKGIDLASHPVANSMKIVIQP is encoded by the coding sequence ATGAGTGTTACCGCAGAGACAGAGAGCAAGATCCCAAACGAGCAGCGCGCTGCCGTCTATCGCGCCGTAAACGACGTGCGCGTGGAGACCGTGACCGTCCCGGGCATCGGCCCGGGTGAAGTGCTGATGAAGATCGACACCTGCGGCATCTGCGGCACGGACCTTAAGAAGATCCATACCGGCTCGCACTCCGCGCCGCGAATCTTCGGGCATGAGATGGCGGGCACCATCGTGCAGGTCGGCGAAGATCTCGAAGGCTTCGCCGTCGGCGACCGCGTCATGAGCTTCCACCACATCCCCTGCGGCGAGTGCTACTACTGCCGCAAGCAGACCTTCGCGCAGTGCGAGACCTACAAGAAGGTCGGCGCAACCGCGGGCTTCGGGGAACCCTCCGGTGGGGGCTTCGCGGAGTACATTCGCGTCATGGACTGGATCGTCCGCAAGGGGTTGATCAAGCTGCCGGACGATATTCCATTCGAGCAGGCGGCGTGGATCGAGCCAGTGAATACCTGCTACAAGGCCATCGAACTCCTCGAACTGAAAGACGACGAAACGGTCCTCGTCATCGGCCAGGGTCCCATCGGCATCCTGCTGGCGGCGCTCGCCAAGCGCAAGACGCCGCATGTGCTTACGAGCGATCTCTACGCGGAACGTCACGCCGTTGCAGCGGGCTACGGCCTTGATCATCCGCTGGATGCCAACGCCGACGTCGTTGCGGAGTGCAAACGTGTCACCGAGGGCCGGGGAGCAGACGTGGCGCTGCTCGCCGTTGGCGCGAACAGCCTGATCACGCTCGCCATGAATGCGATTCGGCCCGGTGGCCGCGTCTGCCTGTTCGCGCAGACGCAGCATGGCGAAGCGCCCTTCGATCCAGCAGCCGTCTGCATGGATGAGAAGACGCTGATGGGTTCGTACTCATCCTCCGTCGCCATTCAGGACGAGGCGATCGAGCTTGTCTTCAGCGGCTATCGCGATGGCAGCTTCGATCTGACAAAGCTGATCTCGCACCGCTTCTCACTGGAAGACGCCGTAAAGGGCATCGACCTTGCGTCGCACCCCGTAGCCAACTCCATGAAGATCGTCATCCAGCCCTAG